The nucleotide window TCTTCCTCAACCAGATGCGCACCGATCTGAACGTCAAATTCGGCGATCCGCGCAAGACGACGGGCGGCAACGCACCGGAGTTCTACTTCTCGCAGCGCCTTTGGCTGTCGGCCGCCCAGATCAAGAAGGGCACCGAAATCATTGGCATGGAAGTCACCGGCAAATACAAGAAGAACAAGATCGCCCGTCCGTTCCAGGAAGCGAGCTGGCGCTTCATGTTCCAGCCTGATGGCACCGGCAAGTTCGATCGCCAGCGTTCGCTGATCGACTTCCTCGAGGGTTTGGAAGCGATCAACAAGGGCACCAAGGCCGGCACGATCGAATGGGAAGGCAAGCAGCTCCCGAAGGATCATGTTGCTCGCCAGCTCGAGGCTGAAGGCGAGAAGGGCTTTGCCAAGCTGATGGCGCTCCTGCCGGCCAAATACGAGCCGCCCATTGTGATCGAGGTCGATACCGACGAGGACGCACCGGTCGTCGCGGCTTAATTCGCTATTTCGCGAAATAGCGCTTCCGCTCAGTGAAACTCCGATGCTACGCAGTCTATTCTGATTTGACGAATATCGGAGAGCATTGATGAAGGTAATTTCGATCTGGAACCCGTGGGCGCCGCTTATCGTCCGCGGGATCAAACGTTTTGAGACACGGACCTGGGCGCCGCCCAAATCTGTGATCGGACAGAGAATTGGCATCGCCGCGACGAAGAATGTCCTGCCCAAGCAGATCGCAGCCTTCAACGAGGAGGAGTTTCAGTTCTTCTACCAAATGCTCGACATGCCGGCATTCGACCAGCTCCCCAGAGGCTATTTGCTCGGCACGGTCATCCTCGATAGTTTTGAGTTGATCGATGAGGAGTTTCTCAGCGATATCACGCGCGAGGAGCGGTCTTATGGTTGGTTCAAGGAAGGCGGCTACGCCTGGCGCCTGACCAAGCCGGAGATCCTCGAGCACCCGATCCCTATCAAAGGCGCGCAAGGTTTCTTTGAATGGAAGGGCTTTGAAAATGGCGCGCAAGCCGAAGGTCAAGAATACAGTCGTCCGCAAAGGGCGTCGGATTTACGGCCACATCTATCACTTTGCCAATAGAGACGTTTACCTCGCCGCCCGGAAGCTCGACCAGATCTTCCGGTTCGGTGAGAAGTGCAATTCTGACGCCCTGCGAAAAGAGGTTGCGGCCTGGGCGCTGGATGAGGAAACGATCACCACGCTGCGTCTGAAAAAGATCGTGTGGGTCGGCGTAAGAGTGAAGCAAAACAACGACATTTACATCACTCGGATCGAAAACTTCTTCGACAGGACCAAGACCAAGTTCCTGAATTTCGAGCGCCGTGGTGGGGCCGCGCAGCGATATTTACCAATCAAGTATTTTCACCATATTCCCGGCAGCGTGAAAATCAGGTAAGTGATACTGAGACAAATTGGAGGGACCGCGCATGTCAAATAAGAACAAGGTTTTTGAGGGCGGCTCCTTCAAAGCCAAGGTCGGATTCACTGACCTTCCGGTAAGCGGCACGACCGAAATTAAATCCTTCCGGGGAAAAACGTCTTATACGGACCCGCCAGTGCCTAGCGAAACGACGGGGCAGACGAACGGAACAACGTCTGACACCAAGAAATAGCAGAGCATGGAAATTGACGCGAATTTCGTCACCGCTATAGCTGCGATCATTGGTCTGATTGTTGCTGTATTGACAACGATTTTTACCGTGCGGGAGGCCACTCGTTCGCGAGATTTGGCTGCGATTGAATCTATACGAGCTTCGGCTCACGCTGCCGTCTCTGAGACTGTCGAACTCGCAAATACCAAACCGTTTAACGCAAAACTCCATGAGTTCTATTGCATCGCCTTTTTGGACGTAATCGAGTTTGCCGCTCACATGGTAAACCACCGAATGATATCCAGAAAAAGTCGTAAGTTTCTAGCCGATTGGATCACCGCTGAAATTGTCCAGATGAGAACTCGACCAGTCTACTCCAAGCTGCTTGAATTACAGCCACTTGGCTTGACAGAATACAGCGAGATTCGTGATTTTGCCGGTGAACGTAAAATCCCAATCAAATTTCTAGGCAGTGAAAATAATCAGTAAATATTGATTGCGTCCCGCTCGCGCTTCGCTATAAACGTATCAGTAAGTAAATATTGACTTAGGAGTCAAGGCGCAACATGAGCTACGTCATCATTTCCGATATCCACTGCCACAAGTGGTCAACGTTTTCGAATTTCACCGTCGATGGCGTCAACGGTCGTCTTCAAATCATCCTCGATGAGTTGAGACGTGCCGCAACCCAAGCACAGAAGATGGGCGCGAAATTCATTGTCTGCGCCGGCGATTTTCTGCACGTTCGCGGCTCGATTGACCCAGAAGTGCTCAACCCGCTGCAAGACAAGATCCGCGAAATCCTCGATATGGGTCTCGATATCTACGCAATCCCAGGCAATCACGACCTAGCCGGCAAGGATACGACGGCGCTTGGTAATGCGATCAAGACGCTTGCCGAGACCAAGAGCGATCACGGCGCGTTCTACTCTTATACCGAACCCCGTGGCGTCACGCGCGACGGCCATCAGTTGGCCTTGGTTCCTTACCGCATGACAAAGGAGCTTTTGCTAGCAGATCTCGCCGAACTCGCCAAGCATCCGAACAAAGCCGAGATGGATGTCTTCATTCATGCCGGCATCGATGGCGTGCTGATCGGAACGCCTGATCACGGGCTGACAGCCGAGATTCTCGCCGACTTCGGTTTTCGAAACGTGTTCGCTGGCGATTATCACAATCACAAGCAACTGCCGGGAAATGTCTGGTCAATCGGCGCGACCACGCATCAGACCTGGGGCGACGTCGGCACCAAGGCGGGCTTCCTGTCTGTCGATGATGCCGGCAAGGTCACGTTCCATGCAACGCACGCGCCGCGCTTCGTCGATCTGAGCGGCATGGATGAAGCCGATATGGCTCTTGCGGCCGATGGCAACTACGTGCGCTACGCCGGGCCGGAAATGACCGCAAACGAAATCAACGAGTTGCGCAGGTCCTTCGAAGACTCGGGCGCGATGGGCGTGATCATCATGGCGCCGAAGAAAGTCGCCGCGAGTGCTCGCACCGGCGCTGTGCCGGCCGGCACGGTCACGGTTGATCAGTCCGTCACCAACTTCATCGATGGAGCGAACGACATTCCCGCGATCGTGGATCGTGCTCGCCTGAAGATCGAATGCACCGACGTGCTCAACACTGCCCGATCTGTGGTCGAAGACGCCTGATAGCAACCCATAATTTGATGCGCTATCGTGTATCAAGTCACTGAAATTATGCAGGAAAATTGATCATGCAGCTTTACAGCATCGAATACGACCAGCTCGCGCTGATCTCCACCTTTGACGATAAAGGCAACAAGGTCGGCGAGGAAGAGAAGCGCGTTCGCGTCACAATGAACGATCTGCCGCTTCAAACCGCGCAGATGTATCGCGGCAAAATGACCGGTTTGAATTTCATCATGACCGAGCAGGTCCGCAGCCACAACGAACGGCCGCGCAGCTACAAGCGCGACCGTCGCGATACAGACACCAGCACGCAGCGCGCAGCGGCGCGTCCCAGCCAGCCGGCTCAGCCTTCGAAGCAGAGCCAGATCAACCAGGCTGCGACCACCGGCGACATGACAGCTGCGATCAACAACAGGAGCAAGTGATGGGCGAGATTAAGCGCCAGTGGATTTGGCGCATCCCTGGACGAGGATGGGTCATCGAGGATGACGAAAGCTCCGTTACCCATTCCGCTAAAATCGACGGTCAGTGGGTGGAAACTGAGGTTCTTGAAATAACGAACCTTCGTAGGCCTTTTGAGCAGTGCGCGGCGATCGCGGATGAAGTCGCTGCCAATAACAAGGGCGGCAGCACGCCGGAGGCACGCGCCTGCTATGTCGTTGCGACTGAGATCGCAAAATATATCCGGGAGCTTCAGCCGCAGGCGCCGAAGCCTAGCGCGACCGTTGAAATTGCCGGCGTGATCGATGACGAACTGTCTGCCTCCCTCGGCGATATGCTCGACCGCGAAAAGCTCTGGCAGCACGTTCAGACTTTCGTCACGGATCAAAGCATCAGTTGCGAGGAGACCGTCTACCAGTCCGATCGCGTGATCGAGAATGGCTACGAGTTCATTGCCGGCTGCTGCAAAATCGTTGGCTATCTCCCGAGCGAGGGTGATTACGAATGAAGATGTGGACCCGTAAAACAGGATCGCAGCGAAGATCCAAAGTTCAATCCGTCGAGATCGCTCCTAATTTTTGCGGTCAAAACGGCAGCCAAAACCTCGCAATCAAAACTGAAGACGGGTGGTTGGTTATCGAACCTGAAAGTGAGGCCGAGACCCGGCAACTCATGAGTTCAGCCGCCATCATATTCCGTAATTACCGGGAGCCACGAATTTGAAATTCACCAAACTCACCATCGAGAACTTCATGGCGATCACCAGCGCCGAGTTCACCATGTCGGACCGCGGCCTTGTCCTCATTCAAGGTCAAAATCTCGATGACACGAGCGCCAAGTCGAACGGCGCCGGCAAATCCTCGATCTTCGACGCGCTCTGCTGGGCACTGTTCGGCGTGACAGCGCGCGGCGAGACCGGCGATCACATCGTCAACGACAATGCGGGCAAGAACACCCGCGTCGTGATCGAAATCAACGACAACGGTCACATTTACCGGATCGCGCGCCATCGCAAGCACAAACAGCTCAAGAATGCACTGACAGTCAGCCACCTGCCGCCCACGCTTGGCGCTGCCTGGGCCGATCTGACGAAAGGCACCGACAAGCTGACACAGGAAGTGGTCGATAAGATCCTCGGCTGCTCTCTCGACGTGTTTGTCGGC belongs to Pararhizobium qamdonense and includes:
- a CDS encoding ASCH domain-containing protein, whose amino-acid sequence is MKVISIWNPWAPLIVRGIKRFETRTWAPPKSVIGQRIGIAATKNVLPKQIAAFNEEEFQFFYQMLDMPAFDQLPRGYLLGTVILDSFELIDEEFLSDITREERSYGWFKEGGYAWRLTKPEILEHPIPIKGAQGFFEWKGFENGAQAEGQEYSRPQRASDLRPHLSLCQ
- a CDS encoding metallophosphoesterase, which codes for MSYVIISDIHCHKWSTFSNFTVDGVNGRLQIILDELRRAATQAQKMGAKFIVCAGDFLHVRGSIDPEVLNPLQDKIREILDMGLDIYAIPGNHDLAGKDTTALGNAIKTLAETKSDHGAFYSYTEPRGVTRDGHQLALVPYRMTKELLLADLAELAKHPNKAEMDVFIHAGIDGVLIGTPDHGLTAEILADFGFRNVFAGDYHNHKQLPGNVWSIGATTHQTWGDVGTKAGFLSVDDAGKVTFHATHAPRFVDLSGMDEADMALAADGNYVRYAGPEMTANEINELRRSFEDSGAMGVIIMAPKKVAASARTGAVPAGTVTVDQSVTNFIDGANDIPAIVDRARLKIECTDVLNTARSVVEDA